From Bos indicus isolate NIAB-ARS_2022 breed Sahiwal x Tharparkar chromosome 4, NIAB-ARS_B.indTharparkar_mat_pri_1.0, whole genome shotgun sequence, the proteins below share one genomic window:
- the AOC1 gene encoding diamine oxidase [copper-containing], producing MGREALALGWASAAILVLQTLAAAEGAPQTPGDKGRVFADLSAQELKAVHSFLWSQKELRLEPSNTLTVAKNSVFLIEMLLPKKQHVLKFLDKGHRPPVREARAIIFFGAQEQPNITEFAVGPLPRPRYLRHLPPRPRHQASWASRPISKAEYALLSHTLEEATKPLRAFFWRTAGAVFGNCSQRCLTFTDVAPRGVASGQRRSWFILQLQIEGYFLHPTGMELLLDHGSPNPRDWTVERVWYNGRFYRSPEELAQKYDDGEVDAVVLEDPLAKGKDGANLPEAALFSSYQLRGDLGVSKSGPRLVQPQGARYSLDGHTVRYAGWSFSFRLRSSSGLQVLDVRFGGERVAYEVSVQEAVALYGGHTPAGMQTKYMDVGWGLGSVTYELAPGIDCPEMATFLDALHYYDDDGPVLYPRALCLFEMPTGVPIRRHFNSNFNGGFNFYAGLKGQALVLRTTSTVYNYDYIWDFIFYPNGVMEAKMHATGYIHATFYTPEGLRHGTRLHTHLIGNMHTHLVHYRVDLDVAGTKNSFQTLQMKLENITNPWSPGHRLVHPALQQMRYSRERQAAFRFGQTLPKYLLFTSPEQNPWGHQRSYRVQIHSMADQVLPPGWQEERAVTWARYPLAVTKYRESERYSSSIYNQNDPWDPPVVFEEFLRNNENIEDEDLVAWVTVGFLHIPHAEDIPNTTTPGNSVGFLLRPFNFFPEDPSLASRDLIIVRPLENGSTYTQSWMPEEEGDCLKPPSFSYNGTYRLV from the exons ATGGGGCGGGAGGCCCTGGCCCTCGGCTGGGCGAGCGCGGCCATCCTGGTGTTGCAGACGCTGGCGGCGGCAGAGGGCGCCCCGCAGACCCCAGGCGACAAAGGCAGGGTATTTGCGGACCTGAGCGCCCAAGAGCTCAAGGCCGTGCACAGCTTCCTCTGGTCCCAGAAGGAGCTGAGACTGGAGCCGTCCAACACGCTGACCGTGGCCAAGAACTCCGTGTTCCTCATTGAGATGCTGCTGCCCAAGAAGCAACACGTGCTCAAGTTTCTGGATAAAGGCCACCGGCCTCCCGTTCGGGAGGCGCGAGCCATCATCTTCTTTGGAGCCCAGGAACAGCCCAACATCACCGAGTTTGCCGTGGGGCCGCTGCCAAGGCCCCGTTACCTGCGACACCTGCCGCCCAGGCCCAGGCACCAGGCCTCCTGGGCCTCCAGGCCCATCTCCAAGGCAGAGTATGCCCTTCTGAGTCacaccctggaggaggccacCAAGCCCCTCCGCGCGTTTTTCTGGCGCACCGCGGGCGCTGTGTTCGGAAACTGCTCCCAGCGGTGCCTGACTTTCACCGACGTGGCACCCCGGGGCGTGGCCTCCGGCCAGCGCCGCTCTTGGTTCATCCTGCAACTGCAAATCGAAGGCTACTTCCTGCACCCCACTGGGATGGAGCTCCTGCTGGACCACGGAAGCCCGAACCCCCGGGACTGGACAGTGGAGCGGGTCTGGTACAATGGGAGGTTCTACCGGAGCCCCGAGGAGCTGGCTCAGAAGTACGACGACGGAGAGGTGGATGCGGTGGTCTTGGAGGACCCGCTCGCCAAGGGCAAGGACGGAGCCAACCTGCCCGAGGcggccctcttctcctcctaccagTTACGCGGGGACTTGGGCGTCTCTAAGAGCGGCCCCCGCCTGGTGCAGCCCCAGGGCGCGCGCTACAGCCTGGACGGCCACACGGTGCGCTACGCCGGCTGGAGCTTCTCCTTCCGCCTGCGCTCATCCTCGGGGCTGCAAGTCCTGGATGTGCGCTTTGGCGGTGAGCGCGTAGCCTACGAGGTGAGCGTGCAGGAGGCCGTGGCACTGTACGGAGGACACACGCCGGCCGGCATGCAGACCAAGTATATGGATGTGGGCTGGGGCTTGGGCAGCGTCACTTATGAGCTGGCCCCTGGCATCGATTGCCCGGAGATGGCCACCTTCTTGGACGCCCTCCACTACTACGACGACGACGGCCCCGTCCTCTACCCCCGGGCTCTCTGTCTCTTCGAGATGCCCACAGGGGTGCCTATCCGGCGGCACTTTAACTCCAACTTCAACGGTGGCTTCAATTTCTATGCGGGGCTCAAGGGTCAGGCGCTGGTGCTAAGGACCACGTCGACGGTCTACAACTATGACTACATCTGGGACTTCATCTTCTACCCCAACGGGGTGATGGAGGCCAAGATGCACGCCACCGGCTACATCCATGCCACCTTCTACACCCCCGAGGGGCTGCGCCACGGGACCCGCCTGCACACCCACCTCATCGGCAACATGCACACCCACCTTGTGCATTACCGCGTCGacctggatgtggcag GCACCAAGAATAGCTTCCAGACCCTGCAGATGAAGCTGGAAaacatcaccaacccctggagcccAGGACACCGCCTAGTCCATCCAGCTCTCCAGCAGATGCGGTATTCTCGGGAGCGCCAGGCAGCCTTCCGCTTCGGACAGACTCTGCCCAAATACCTGCTTTTTACTAGCCCTGAACAGAACCCCTGGGGCCACCAGCGCAGCTACCGAGTGCAGATCCACTCCATGGCTGACCAAGTGCTGCCCCCAGGCTGGCAAGAGGAGCGGGCCGTCACCTGGGCCAG GTACCCCCTGGCAGTGACCAAATACCGGGAGTCAGAGAGATACAGCAGCAGCATCTACAACCAGAACGACCCCTGGGACCCACCTGTCGTCTTTGAGGAGTTTCTTCGCAACAATGAGAACATTGAAGACGAG GACCTGGTGGCCTGGGTCACAGTGGGCTTCCTGCACATCCCCCACGCAGAAGACATCCCCAACACGACCACGCCCGGGAACTCCGTGGGCTTTCTGCTCCGACCCTTCAACTTCTTCCCAGAGGACCCGTCCCTGGCATCCAGAGACCTCATAATCGTGAGACCTCTGGAAAATGGCTCCACCTACACCCAGAGCTGGATGCCTGAGGAAGAGGGGGACTGCTTGAAGCCTCCCTCTTTCAGCTACAATGGAACCTACAGGCTTGTGTGA